The following coding sequences are from one Megamonas funiformis window:
- a CDS encoding D-alanyl-D-alanine carboxypeptidase family protein, whose protein sequence is MIFKRLIIFSIVFVQIFIAFNPARAMDSIVDDAPPVDESKPYIPVTADNLQDMTAQAAILIDATTGRVLYEKNPDAKAMPASTTKMMTCILGLENANDDDIVEVDKRAVGVEGSAIYINEGDKIKMSELLQATMLASGNDGAAAIAYYVGKGSLETFVQMMNDKAKEIGATNTHFNNPHGLTDPNHYTTARDLAKIARYTYQNEKFRKIVSTKEQEIQWVNPAERKDIYGSTNRLLWNYDDVTGIKTGYTDAAGGCLVASAQKNGVTLIAVVLKTSDSRARFVEGRALLDYGFKHIKEMKTVDEQKLISSIYTHNSTNYKTTVKPIQPFTYLVMDTDNVDDFSWKMNLPAYIDAPLKQGAKVGTVDLLYQGNVVGSVDMVTTEEVTEGFNLLGFLHKLFFS, encoded by the coding sequence ATGATTTTTAAACGACTTATAATTTTTAGTATAGTTTTTGTACAAATTTTTATAGCATTTAACCCAGCAAGGGCTATGGATAGCATAGTAGATGATGCTCCACCAGTAGATGAATCAAAACCATATATTCCTGTTACAGCAGATAATCTACAAGATATGACTGCTCAAGCTGCAATTTTGATAGATGCAACTACAGGTAGAGTTCTTTATGAAAAAAATCCAGACGCTAAGGCAATGCCTGCAAGTACGACTAAGATGATGACTTGCATACTTGGACTGGAAAATGCAAATGATGATGACATTGTTGAAGTTGATAAACGTGCTGTAGGTGTAGAAGGTTCTGCCATTTATATAAATGAAGGCGATAAAATAAAAATGTCAGAACTGTTGCAAGCTACAATGCTAGCCTCTGGTAATGATGGTGCTGCTGCTATTGCTTATTATGTAGGAAAAGGTTCCCTAGAAACTTTTGTGCAAATGATGAATGATAAAGCAAAAGAAATTGGCGCTACTAATACACATTTTAATAATCCTCATGGATTGACAGACCCAAATCATTATACAACAGCTAGAGATTTAGCTAAGATTGCAAGATATACATATCAAAATGAAAAATTCCGTAAGATAGTATCAACAAAAGAACAAGAGATACAGTGGGTAAATCCAGCGGAACGAAAAGATATCTATGGTAGTACAAATCGTTTATTGTGGAATTATGATGATGTAACTGGTATAAAAACAGGGTATACTGATGCTGCTGGTGGCTGTTTAGTAGCTTCTGCACAAAAAAATGGTGTTACACTTATTGCCGTAGTATTGAAAACATCAGATAGTAGAGCTCGTTTTGTTGAAGGCAGAGCTTTATTGGATTATGGATTTAAACATATAAAAGAAATGAAAACTGTTGATGAACAGAAATTAATTTCTAGTATATATACGCATAATAGCACTAATTATAAGACTACAGTAAAACCTATACAGCCTTTTACTTATTTAGTCATGGATACAGATAATGTAGATGATTTTTCCTGGAAAATGAATTTACCAGCATATATAGATGCTCCATTAAAACAAGGTGCTAAAGTGGGAACAGTTGATTTATTATATCAGGGAAATGTTGTTGGTAGTGTAGATATGGTAACGACAGAAGAAGTAACAGAAGGATTTAATCTTTTAGGTTTTTTACACAAATTATTTTTTAGTTAA
- a CDS encoding S-layer homology domain-containing protein, whose protein sequence is MSKKTLVSAITAALVVGAASTTFAAANPFSDVPADSWAYDAVTTLAADGVIDGYPDGTYKGQNTMTRYEMAQIVARAMAKTDLEKADKALVDKLAAEFAEELDNLGVRVADLEKKSDNVKWGGELRYRYYDIDRDSKAGDETHNKVLFRLEPKAYIGNSGWTANARLDYEMNLSTDENNDGVVVDRAYVEGPLFGATVTAGRTPVFTAQGLLFDDRISGGTVAFGSDEFKTTLAAGRYSEDDHSVDYKGNAKDITAEYYGVQFDYTPNDNLALNAGYTALTGIDAKYKADYVLNADDNTANFWYAGGKYAFDKNVAFVGEYAQNTEANTEDQAWTAELQYKGANPADAGSWGMYAGYRQIETFASIAPTYDDIIGTGYKGAVVGASYVPAENILATIQYFDGEETVSGQDASKFFANVDFFF, encoded by the coding sequence ATGTCTAAAAAAACTCTTGTTTCTGCAATTACTGCTGCTCTCGTAGTTGGCGCTGCTAGCACAACTTTTGCTGCTGCAAATCCTTTCAGCGATGTTCCTGCTGATAGCTGGGCTTATGATGCTGTTACTACTCTTGCTGCTGATGGTGTTATCGATGGTTACCCAGATGGCACTTACAAAGGCCAAAACACTATGACTCGTTATGAAATGGCTCAGATCGTAGCTCGCGCTATGGCTAAAACAGATCTTGAAAAAGCTGATAAAGCTCTCGTTGACAAATTAGCTGCTGAATTCGCTGAAGAACTTGATAACCTTGGCGTTCGCGTTGCTGACCTTGAAAAGAAATCCGACAACGTTAAATGGGGCGGAGAACTCCGTTATCGTTATTATGACATTGATCGTGATTCTAAAGCTGGTGATGAAACTCATAACAAAGTTTTATTCCGTCTTGAACCAAAAGCTTATATCGGTAACTCCGGTTGGACAGCTAATGCTCGTTTAGACTATGAAATGAATCTTTCTACAGATGAAAATAATGATGGTGTTGTTGTTGACCGTGCTTATGTTGAAGGTCCTCTCTTCGGTGCTACAGTTACTGCTGGTCGTACTCCAGTATTCACTGCTCAAGGTTTACTCTTTGATGATCGTATCTCTGGTGGTACAGTTGCATTTGGTAGCGATGAATTCAAAACTACTTTAGCTGCTGGTCGTTATAGTGAAGATGATCATTCTGTAGACTATAAAGGCAATGCTAAAGATATTACTGCTGAATATTATGGTGTACAATTTGACTACACTCCAAATGATAATTTAGCTCTTAACGCTGGTTATACTGCATTAACTGGTATTGATGCTAAATATAAGGCAGACTATGTATTAAATGCTGATGATAATACTGCTAACTTCTGGTATGCTGGCGGTAAATATGCATTTGATAAAAATGTAGCATTTGTTGGTGAATACGCTCAAAATACTGAAGCTAATACTGAAGACCAAGCATGGACTGCTGAACTTCAATACAAAGGTGCTAATCCTGCAGACGCTGGTTCTTGGGGTATGTATGCTGGTTACCGTCAAATTGAAACATTTGCTTCTATCGCTCCAACTTATGATGATATCATCGGTACTGGTTACAAAGGTGCAGTAGTAGGTGCTTCTTATGTTCCTGCTGAAAACATCCTTGCTACTATTCAGTACTTCGATGGTGAAGAAACTGTATCTGGTCAAGATGCAAGCAAATTCTTCGCTAATGTTGACTTCTTCTTCTGA
- the sstT gene encoding serine/threonine transporter SstT, translating into MLSRIGKKYQEMALLKLIVLGLIIGIFIAVAVPTAVPAVAILGDLFVKALKGIAPILVFILVMNAMAQKNAEASASMKPIVKLYVLGTFFASLVGVSMSFLFPTTLQLQVADATIAPPSGIVEVLHNLLMSIVDNPVNALVNANYIGILAWAILAGVALHASSDKTKTMIADLASAVTKIVKWIIRFAPFGIMGLVANAVGTSGIGALLGYAHLLVVLLGAFFIVALVMNPLIVFLHIRRNPYPLVFATLRESGLYAFFTRSSAANIPVNLSLCKRLGLNEDTYSISIPLGATINMSGAAITIAILSLAAAHTLGIEVDILMALLLSIIATVGACGASGVAGGSLLLIPVACASFGISNDIAMQVVGVGFIIGVLQDSCETALNSSSDVLFTATAEFAARSKEGTLDVKDMVPQNRA; encoded by the coding sequence TTGTTAAGTCGTATTGGAAAAAAATATCAAGAAATGGCTTTATTAAAACTAATAGTTTTAGGGCTTATAATTGGTATTTTCATTGCAGTGGCTGTGCCGACAGCTGTACCTGCCGTAGCTATCTTAGGGGATTTATTCGTTAAAGCTTTAAAAGGTATTGCACCTATTTTGGTATTTATTTTAGTAATGAACGCTATGGCACAAAAAAATGCAGAAGCTAGTGCATCTATGAAACCTATTGTTAAATTGTATGTACTCGGAACATTTTTTGCTTCTTTAGTAGGCGTATCTATGTCATTTTTATTCCCTACAACATTACAATTACAAGTTGCAGATGCTACAATAGCACCACCAAGTGGTATCGTAGAAGTTTTACATAATTTACTTATGAGTATCGTTGATAATCCTGTTAATGCTTTAGTTAATGCAAATTATATTGGTATTTTAGCTTGGGCTATTTTAGCAGGTGTAGCTTTACATGCTTCTTCCGATAAAACTAAAACTATGATTGCTGATTTAGCTAGTGCTGTTACAAAAATTGTAAAATGGATTATTCGTTTTGCTCCATTTGGTATTATGGGCTTAGTAGCAAATGCAGTAGGAACAAGTGGTATTGGTGCTCTTTTAGGTTATGCTCATTTACTTGTTGTATTGCTTGGAGCATTCTTCATCGTTGCGCTTGTTATGAATCCATTAATCGTATTCTTACACATTCGTCGTAATCCTTATCCATTAGTATTTGCTACTCTTCGTGAAAGTGGTTTATATGCATTTTTCACTCGTAGTTCTGCTGCTAATATTCCAGTAAACCTTTCTTTATGTAAACGTCTTGGGTTAAATGAAGATACTTATTCTATCTCTATTCCACTTGGTGCAACAATCAATATGTCTGGTGCTGCTATTACAATTGCTATTCTTTCCCTGGCAGCTGCTCATACACTTGGTATTGAAGTTGATATTTTGATGGCATTATTATTATCTATAATCGCTACAGTTGGCGCTTGTGGTGCTTCAGGTGTAGCTGGTGGTTCATTGTTACTCATTCCAGTAGCATGTGCATCTTTTGGTATTAGTAATGATATCGCAATGCAAGTTGTAGGTGTAGGCTTTATTATTGGTGTGCTCCAAGACTCTTGTGAAACAGCTTTAAATAGTTCTAGTGATGTATTATTCACAGCAACAGCAGAATTTGCTGCTCGTTCTAAAGAAGGAACTCTTGATGTAAAAGATATGGTTCCACAAAATAGAGCTTGA
- the ptsP gene encoding phosphoenolpyruvate--protein phosphotransferase: protein MPYELRGKGVITGISIAKVMKLGEDLQSYIDAYTPGTAEEEVSKIKEALAYAAEVLQTNIKTLRDKGMLEQAGIMEAHRMMVQDPMLEENAMLKLGACGSAPKAVLEASEENASIFEQMDDTYFRERAVDIRDVGKRVTRRILGLKEKTVDGGAVILCGEEIEPSVIANIPTEKIAGVILGNGSTTCHAVIIAKARAIPTVAGLGDKIKDIPDNAEVILNGETGEIFVEPTEDLIASYQVKLEEQRRLKEHYAQLSKLPTVTKDGVEVDLMANISTHLDVEAAMKFGAKGVGLFRSEFLFMGRDTIPDEETQFKAYKEAIEKCNGHLCVIRTMDIGGDKPLPYLNIPEEENPFLGYRAIRICLNRREVFMPQVKAILRAGLYGKAAMMLPMVINVEEVKQVRAIIEEAKSQLAHEEKPFSNNVQLGIMVETPAAAVMTPVLAKYLDFFSIGTNDLVQYTLAVDRVNTNVSYLYNHFNPAVLRLIKLTIESARNNNIWVGMCGEMASDPNAAAILMAMGINELSMSAPSIPRVKEKIRSITSAQAKAALDTVMTMEDGNAIKEYLQTAL, encoded by the coding sequence TTGCCGTACGAATTAAGAGGAAAAGGAGTTATTACTGGTATTTCTATTGCCAAAGTAATGAAACTCGGAGAAGATTTACAATCTTATATTGATGCTTACACTCCAGGAACTGCTGAAGAAGAAGTATCAAAAATTAAAGAAGCTTTAGCTTATGCAGCTGAAGTACTTCAAACAAATATTAAAACACTTCGTGATAAAGGCATGCTTGAACAAGCAGGCATTATGGAAGCACATCGTATGATGGTACAAGACCCTATGCTCGAAGAAAATGCTATGTTAAAACTCGGCGCTTGTGGAAGTGCACCAAAAGCTGTACTTGAAGCGTCTGAAGAAAATGCATCTATCTTTGAACAAATGGACGACACTTATTTCCGTGAACGTGCTGTAGATATCCGCGATGTTGGTAAACGCGTAACAAGACGTATTTTAGGTCTTAAAGAAAAAACAGTTGATGGTGGTGCTGTAATTCTCTGCGGAGAAGAAATTGAACCATCTGTTATCGCTAACATTCCTACTGAAAAAATTGCTGGTGTAATTTTAGGTAATGGTAGTACTACTTGCCATGCTGTAATCATTGCTAAAGCAAGAGCTATCCCTACTGTTGCAGGTCTTGGCGATAAAATTAAAGATATTCCTGATAATGCTGAAGTTATCTTAAATGGTGAAACTGGTGAAATCTTTGTTGAACCAACTGAAGATTTAATCGCTTCCTATCAGGTAAAATTAGAAGAACAACGCCGCTTAAAAGAACATTATGCTCAGCTTTCCAAACTTCCTACAGTAACTAAAGATGGTGTAGAAGTTGACCTTATGGCTAACATCAGCACTCATTTAGATGTTGAAGCTGCTATGAAATTTGGTGCTAAAGGCGTTGGTTTATTCCGTTCTGAATTCTTATTCATGGGTAGAGATACTATTCCTGATGAAGAAACTCAATTTAAAGCATATAAAGAAGCTATTGAAAAATGCAATGGTCATTTATGTGTAATTCGCACAATGGATATCGGTGGCGATAAACCACTCCCTTACTTAAATATCCCAGAAGAAGAAAATCCTTTCTTAGGTTACCGTGCAATTCGTATTTGTTTAAACCGTCGTGAAGTATTTATGCCACAGGTTAAAGCTATTTTACGTGCTGGTCTTTATGGTAAAGCAGCAATGATGCTCCCAATGGTTATCAACGTAGAAGAAGTAAAACAAGTACGTGCAATTATCGAAGAAGCTAAATCACAGCTTGCTCATGAAGAAAAACCATTCTCCAATAATGTTCAACTTGGTATCATGGTTGAAACTCCAGCAGCTGCTGTAATGACTCCTGTACTTGCTAAATACCTTGATTTCTTTAGCATTGGTACTAATGACCTTGTTCAATATACACTTGCTGTTGACCGTGTTAACACTAATGTAAGTTATCTTTATAATCACTTTAATCCAGCTGTTCTTCGCCTCATTAAACTCACTATTGAGTCTGCTCGTAATAATAATATTTGGGTAGGTATGTGCGGTGAAATGGCTAGTGACCCTAATGCTGCTGCTATTTTAATGGCAATGGGTATCAACGAACTTTCCATGAGTGCTCCATCTATTCCACGCGTAAAAGAAAAAATCCGTTCCATAACATCTGCTCAAGCTAAAGCAGCTTTAGACACTGTTATGACTATGGAAGATGGAAACGCTATTAAAGAATATCTTCAAACAGCATTATAA
- a CDS encoding HAD-IIB family hydrolase yields MTDFSNVFLISDMDGTLINSKSQISTINKYALNEFTKAGGTFAVATGRTLHSCKQYIPELPINAPSIFYNGTILQDTNNNVVLKTLSLQTKILFNFLKQCLIHCPNTCIELHTKDTFYIITKEEFDDPVIKRENLSYIRSNLDDLYDLDILKVQFYTTNTHTISWLHNFAKSMEMDKIAKYFTSWYSYFELIPKNASKGIMLDNLRKMPMYKDKIFIAVGDFDNDIEMLLFADYGIAAQNATQNLKQVADIIGVSCDEHLLFHVINKIIPNLDKLMITTLQTA; encoded by the coding sequence ATGACAGATTTTAGTAATGTTTTCTTAATCAGTGATATGGATGGCACATTAATTAATTCTAAATCGCAAATTTCCACTATTAACAAATATGCTTTAAATGAATTCACTAAAGCCGGTGGTACATTTGCAGTAGCTACTGGAAGAACCCTCCACAGTTGTAAACAATATATTCCAGAGCTTCCTATAAATGCACCTAGCATATTTTATAATGGCACAATCTTGCAAGATACGAATAATAATGTAGTCTTAAAAACATTATCACTGCAAACAAAAATTCTTTTCAATTTTCTCAAACAATGTTTAATTCATTGTCCTAACACTTGTATAGAACTTCATACTAAAGATACTTTTTACATCATCACTAAAGAAGAATTTGATGACCCTGTTATCAAACGTGAAAATTTATCTTATATCAGAAGTAATCTAGATGACCTTTATGATTTAGATATCTTAAAAGTCCAATTCTATACAACAAATACTCATACGATATCATGGCTCCATAATTTCGCCAAATCTATGGAGATGGATAAAATTGCCAAATATTTTACTTCTTGGTATAGTTATTTTGAATTAATTCCTAAAAATGCTTCTAAAGGTATTATGTTGGATAATTTACGCAAAATGCCTATGTACAAGGATAAAATATTTATCGCTGTTGGTGATTTTGACAATGATATAGAAATGCTTCTCTTTGCCGACTACGGCATTGCTGCTCAAAATGCTACGCAAAACCTTAAACAAGTAGCAGACATCATCGGCGTAAGCTGTGATGAACACCTTCTTTTTCATGTTATCAACAAAATTATTCCTAATTTGGATAAACTGATGATAACAACTCTTCAAACTGCATAA
- the tnpA gene encoding IS200/IS605 family transposase codes for MNLDNNAHSVFLLNYHLVLVIKYRRKVFDDNISSRAKEIFEYISPKYNITLQEWNHDEDHVHILFRAHPKSEISKFINAYKSASSRLIKKEFPSIRKKLWKEYFWSQSFCLLTTGGAPINILKKYIESQGIKNGKKS; via the coding sequence ATGAATTTAGACAACAATGCTCATTCAGTATTTTTGCTAAATTATCATTTAGTATTAGTCATAAAATATAGAAGAAAAGTTTTTGATGACAACATTTCTTCACGAGCTAAAGAAATATTTGAGTATATATCTCCTAAATATAATATAACTTTGCAAGAATGGAACCATGATGAAGATCATGTTCATATATTATTTAGAGCTCATCCTAAAAGTGAAATAAGTAAATTTATAAATGCTTATAAAAGTGCTAGTAGTAGACTTATAAAAAAAGAGTTTCCAAGTATTCGTAAAAAATTATGGAAAGAATATTTTTGGAGTCAAAGTTTTTGTTTGCTCACTACAGGCGGTGCGCCAATAAATATTCTTAAGAAATATATTGAAAGTCAGGGTATAAAAAATGGTAAGAAAAGCTAA
- a CDS encoding 6-carboxytetrahydropterin synthase, whose protein sequence is MRSITKLDLQYAHRFYGFKGEAQYLHGHTGVLTIEVEGSINSGVNMVFPCNEIQKTAWEVF, encoded by the coding sequence ATGAGAAGTATTACAAAACTTGATTTACAGTATGCACATCGTTTTTATGGTTTCAAGGGCGAAGCTCAATATCTTCATGGGCATACAGGTGTTCTTACTATTGAAGTAGAAGGTTCTATTAATTCTGGCGTAAATATGGTATTCCCTTGTAATGAAATTCAAAAAACTGCATGGGAAGTTTTTTGA
- a CDS encoding RNA-guided endonuclease TnpB family protein encodes MVRKAKSDSLSKKAYKFRIYPSEEQKIFFAKTFGCTRFIYNQMLADKISYYEKTKGMLHNTPAQYKKKYLWLKEVDSLALTNAQKNLETAYDNFFKNTKIGFPKFKAKRKTKKAYTTNNVNNNIKIVNNYLKIPKIKSLIKIKIHRNIPDNYKLKSVTISQSASGKYFASILFEYENQVIEKKSKTFVGLDFSMHELYVDSEGIYANYPKYYRQEQLKLAREQRKFSKMEKGSKNREKQRIKLAIVHEKVANQRKDFLHKLSKKLIEKFDCVCIEDLNMKALSQVLNFGKSVMDNGWGMFVNFLDYKSKEVGKKLVKVGKYFASSQICSNCGYKNKEVKDLSIRQWKCPNCKVVHDRDINAAINIRNEGMRIVLG; translated from the coding sequence ATGGTAAGAAAAGCTAAGTCAGATAGTTTATCTAAAAAAGCATACAAATTTAGAATATATCCTAGTGAAGAACAAAAGATTTTCTTTGCTAAAACATTTGGTTGTACTCGTTTTATTTATAATCAAATGCTTGCAGATAAAATATCTTATTATGAAAAAACGAAAGGAATGCTCCATAATACTCCTGCTCAATATAAAAAAAAATATCTTTGGCTTAAAGAAGTAGATAGTTTAGCATTAACTAATGCACAGAAAAATTTAGAGACTGCGTATGATAATTTTTTCAAAAATACTAAAATAGGATTTCCAAAATTCAAAGCAAAAAGAAAAACAAAAAAAGCATATACCACTAATAATGTAAATAATAATATAAAAATAGTGAATAATTATCTAAAAATACCTAAGATAAAATCACTAATTAAAATAAAAATACATCGTAATATTCCAGATAATTACAAATTAAAATCTGTAACAATAAGTCAATCCGCAAGTGGAAAGTATTTTGCAAGTATTCTTTTCGAATATGAAAACCAAGTAATCGAAAAGAAGTCAAAAACTTTTGTAGGATTAGATTTTTCCATGCACGAATTATATGTTGATTCAGAAGGAATATATGCAAATTATCCTAAATACTACAGACAAGAACAGCTAAAACTAGCAAGAGAACAAAGAAAATTTTCTAAAATGGAAAAAGGAAGTAAGAATAGAGAAAAACAACGAATAAAACTAGCGATAGTTCATGAAAAAGTAGCAAACCAAAGAAAAGATTTTCTACATAAATTATCCAAAAAACTTATAGAAAAATTTGATTGTGTTTGTATAGAAGACTTAAATATGAAGGCATTAAGTCAAGTATTAAATTTTGGAAAATCAGTAATGGATAATGGTTGGGGAATGTTTGTAAATTTTTTAGATTATAAGAGTAAAGAAGTAGGAAAGAAATTAGTAAAAGTAGGGAAATATTTTGCAAGTTCGCAAATTTGTAGTAATTGTGGATATAAAAATAAAGAAGTAAAAGATTTGTCTATAAGACAATGGAAATGCCCAAATTGTAAAGTAGTGCATGATAGAGACATAAATGCAGCGATAAATATAAGAAATGAAGGCATGAGAATAGTCTTAGGATAA
- a CDS encoding HPr family phosphocarrier protein yields METTLIIENKTGLHARPASMFVQEANKFSSKIKLTAKGKTVDAKSILMIMSLGLTQGTELTINAEGDDAQAALDALTGLIKNKFGEE; encoded by the coding sequence ATGGAAACTACACTTATTATTGAAAACAAAACTGGCTTACATGCACGTCCTGCATCTATGTTTGTACAGGAAGCTAACAAATTCAGCTCCAAAATCAAACTTACTGCTAAAGGTAAAACTGTTGATGCTAAAAGCATTCTTATGATCATGAGCCTTGGTCTTACTCAGGGTACTGAACTCACTATCAATGCTGAAGGTGACGACGCTCAAGCAGCTCTTGATGCTCTTACTGGTCTCATCAAAAACAAATTCGGTGAAGAATAA
- a CDS encoding AEC family transporter, whose amino-acid sequence MQALLHAISGVLTLIFMGLIGCYLAKIGWINKDNKALLPKLVTNISLPLFFIYNITHAFSHDQLLHLITGSIVPFISIGVCFILSVFLARFMSKKGHRGIFQSTFTTSNTIFVGLPVTMALFGEEAIPYTLLYFFANTTFFWTLGNACIQADSKEFSYQQMFTLKTLRRIFSPPILGFLASLIILILDIPLPKFFMDTAQYMGNLTTPLALIFIGVTLYSMGLKKIRFDLGLIGICLGRFIIAPLSMYLLSFIFPIPELMFKVFVIMASLPAMIQTVVLSSLYNTDTEYATLVVSATTLLSIITIPIYMVLLS is encoded by the coding sequence ATGCAAGCATTACTACACGCTATCAGTGGTGTTTTGACTTTGATTTTTATGGGGCTGATAGGTTGCTATCTAGCTAAGATTGGTTGGATAAACAAAGATAATAAAGCTCTATTGCCGAAATTGGTAACAAATATATCATTGCCTTTGTTTTTTATCTATAATATTACACATGCTTTTAGTCATGACCAATTATTGCATTTAATAACTGGTTCTATCGTGCCATTTATTTCTATTGGTGTATGTTTTATTTTAAGTGTGTTTTTGGCAAGATTTATGTCTAAAAAAGGTCATAGAGGAATTTTTCAATCTACATTTACAACTTCAAATACTATTTTTGTAGGTTTACCAGTAACTATGGCATTATTTGGTGAGGAAGCAATACCTTATACTTTATTGTATTTTTTTGCTAATACTACATTCTTTTGGACTTTAGGAAATGCTTGTATTCAGGCTGATTCAAAAGAATTTTCTTATCAGCAAATGTTTACTTTAAAAACATTGAGAAGAATTTTTTCTCCACCGATTTTAGGGTTTTTAGCTTCATTGATTATTTTAATTTTAGACATTCCTTTACCTAAATTTTTTATGGATACAGCTCAATATATGGGGAATTTAACAACACCACTTGCTTTGATTTTTATAGGTGTAACACTTTATTCCATGGGTTTGAAAAAAATTCGTTTTGATTTAGGTTTAATAGGTATATGTTTAGGTAGATTTATAATTGCACCGCTTAGCATGTACTTATTGTCTTTTATCTTCCCTATACCAGAATTGATGTTTAAAGTATTTGTAATCATGGCGTCATTACCTGCGATGATTCAAACAGTAGTATTATCTAGTCTTTATAATACAGATACAGAATATGCAACATTAGTAGTTTCTGCGACTACATTATTATCTATAATTACAATTCCAATATATATGGTATTATTATCGTAA
- a CDS encoding PaaI family thioesterase, whose amino-acid sequence MKQFNQDNMKSISDYINNFYEDNPFTKHLGVDIVSIDKGNVCVSLTIKHEHTNVYGIAHGGVIMSLCDMAMGAACLSVGKKVVTLDFNINILKSIDMEDVAIVKGMIIHNGRSTVVAECEVFNKDNKLCAKARGTFFVIGRLASE is encoded by the coding sequence GTGAAACAATTTAATCAAGATAATATGAAAAGTATAAGTGATTATATCAACAATTTTTATGAAGATAATCCCTTTACAAAACATTTAGGTGTGGATATTGTTTCGATTGATAAGGGTAATGTATGTGTTAGTCTGACAATTAAACATGAACATACAAATGTTTATGGCATAGCTCATGGTGGTGTGATTATGTCCCTTTGCGATATGGCTATGGGCGCAGCCTGTCTTAGTGTGGGAAAAAAAGTAGTAACTTTGGATTTTAATATTAATATTTTAAAATCTATTGATATGGAAGATGTGGCTATTGTAAAAGGAATGATTATTCATAATGGAAGAAGTACAGTAGTTGCTGAATGTGAAGTTTTTAATAAAGATAATAAATTATGTGCCAAAGCTCGTGGTACATTTTTTGTGATAGGACGATTAGCTAGTGAATGA
- a CDS encoding HAD family hydrolase: protein MSYKVYLFDFDYTLANSEVGIVKCFELLMEQEGYPLRPKDEIKRTIGLPMSEALSILTGEVDEAKIQELKDKYTVFADLYMTENTYLYNDTKMVLKTLKERGAKIAIISSKTRRRIMQTLTRDKIDDLVEFIIGSEDKYAYKPAPDGILEAVKRLNVDKKDVIYIGDNIVDAQAAQNAQVDFAGVLTGNNIKADFAKFPHVKIMNCLQELI, encoded by the coding sequence ATGTCCTATAAGGTTTATTTATTTGATTTTGATTACACTTTGGCAAATTCAGAAGTTGGTATTGTGAAGTGTTTTGAGTTGCTTATGGAGCAGGAGGGGTATCCACTTCGTCCTAAAGATGAGATAAAAAGAACTATTGGTCTGCCTATGAGTGAGGCTTTGTCTATATTGACTGGAGAGGTTGATGAAGCAAAAATACAGGAATTAAAAGATAAATATACTGTTTTTGCTGATTTATATATGACAGAGAATACATATTTATATAATGATACAAAAATGGTATTGAAGACTTTAAAAGAACGTGGGGCTAAAATAGCAATTATCTCTAGTAAAACACGTCGTCGTATTATGCAGACTTTGACTAGGGATAAAATAGATGATTTGGTAGAGTTTATTATCGGTAGTGAGGATAAATATGCGTATAAACCTGCTCCAGATGGAATTTTAGAAGCTGTTAAGCGTTTAAATGTAGATAAAAAAGATGTAATTTACATTGGTGATAATATTGTAGATGCTCAAGCTGCTCAAAATGCGCAGGTGGATTTTGCAGGGGTATTAACAGGAAATAATATTAAAGCAGATTTTGCAAAATTTCCTCATGTTAAAATAATGAATTGTTTACAAGAATTAATATAA